A segment of the Crassostrea angulata isolate pt1a10 chromosome 10, ASM2561291v2, whole genome shotgun sequence genome:
TTTGCATTACACAAGTGCATTCCGTATGTATCGAACAATGTCATGAAAAtaccaacattttttattgattgattAAAGAGTTGTATTGTAATATTTATCGAATAGTGTGATTGTCTGATTTTTTCATTGTATCAAAATGTGTAATGTATATTAACCTACAAATGTTACTTCTCAGCTTTTCTGGGCTCATTCTTGCCGGTTTGTTACGAGCATGTTGGGTGTTTCGATGTAATGCCTCCTTTCAACAATGCCAAGTATGTCTACCCACAGCCTCCAGAAAGGATTCAAACCCAGTTCTTCTTGTACACCGGAACAACCGACTCCCCACAAACCTTGGACCCGTATGATGCATCTAGCATCACAGGATCAAGATTTTCTAACCAACGGCCGACTATATTCATTGTACATGGCTATTCGAGCAGTGTGCAGGATTCTTGGTTTAATACTATGACTACTGCTATTCTTGAGAAGGTACAAAAAAACAGTACGGGGGAACATttctatcaattttttaaattgtatttgaatttcttatAGTAAGGTAATATATCCGTTAAGTTGACCGTCTGCATGTTTGGCTTcacataaatgttttttttaaaataacattttacaaaatctaACTATCGGATATATTTGTAGAAAGCAAACTATTAAAATTAGCTTCTGCTGCATAAAGCAAAccatacaacttttttttttgtccttCATGGTATGCAATATAATCTTTTAAGATTTATCATAAGCTCTACTAGTATACAAAGGTTGGTGTGCTTCGAACAAAACTTTTTCCTTCCAAAGTACAATGTATGCTAATATTTTTGTAGATTGATGCAAACGTCATAACCGTGGATTGGTCGAATGGGGCGGACAACTTGATTTACCCGCAATCAGCCGCAAACACCCGCGTGGTTGGAGCAACCCTTGCAAACCTTATTAAAGGTCTCCAACAGCATGCGGGGCTGTCCCTTGGAGATGTACAGATGATTGGGCACAGTTTAGGGGCCCACATTGCAGGGTATGCTGGGTCTGCCGTTCCAGGCTGCGGTCGAATTACaggtataactttttatttaataaagtcCAGTCATGTTACCGTTTAAAATTTAATAGAGAGTTTTTCCTCATTGTGGTTCCGTTATGTTATAGCAAGTgataaatcttaaaataaaaaggcacattaattgtatataaaaattataaagaagatacatgtatgtttttcgtataatttttcaaaaataaacagtcTGACGTAAGAAATACTTATTGATAGTCttccattaaaattaaatatcataatcCTGAAGGTCAATAACGGGCCAACGCAAGCATTATCAAACCGACCATTTACAATatggtttagaattttttactTGCAATCTAGTATActaatattattgattttatttcatatcaccTCTAGTTAAGAAAACCATATCATCTCCATCTTGTTTTGGGGGTTAAGAAATgctattataatatattgtattgtactGGTCACAGTTCAATTGTAATTTTAGGACTAGACCCCGCTGGACcattatttgaaaataaggaCCCTGCTGTACGTCTTGATCCGACAGACGCTTTATTCGTGGAGGCGATTCACACTGATGGCGAACCACTTACAAATTACGGTAGTTGACTCTAATTAACTCGAAGGAAATATTTTCCTACTTTATTTTATGCTGGATACATCATGCGATTGAGATAACAAAAGTTCTAaggattaatattttttcttttataaggATTTGGAATGCAGCAAAAAGTTGGTCATGCTGATTTCTACCCTAATGGCGGTGTTAACCAACCGGGGTGCCCCGAACACAAAGACAATGTATTTACAGCTATTGGCACTCCAAACTCACTCGAaagtaaatttatttcattttcagatccatttttgttgttgaattgATTTGGTTTTATCCCTTCACAGTTAAACTGTAAACTCAAAAAAGACAAATGCaaagaaacaaaacacaatgaatgTAATGACTTCGTACGATCAGTTTAAATCTCGCATTGCAATAATGTCACCCTAAATCTTTTCTTCCATGGACAGGTTTCGCAAATGGTGTTGCTTGTAGTCACCTGCGCGTGCTTGACCTGTACATAGAGTCCATCGAGTCCACCTGTGTGTTTAATGCTTTACCTTGCGATTCAAAAGAGGACTTTGATAGGGGACGGTGCGATTGCAAGAAGAATTGTCAGTATACAACTATGGGATACGGTTCGCTTCCCTCGGATACTGGCGACTTTTACCTACACACAGGCAGTGCCAAACCATTCTGTTTGGAATGAAATGTGAAGTTGTCTTGATAATacgaaaaattttaaaataaatcaggtcagcaatttttacaaaagatttttattgTTCAATTATTGTACAGTATTACAgtaattgatatatatatgcattagcGGTAACTTTGAAAGCGATTATtaaacttgtttgattttttatcattttttttaaaaatcaaagtggCAAATCATGTAATGCTTGATAAAGCAACCTTTTATAATGATACAGAGTTTGAGATTTTACGACTTGGCTCTCTGTAATGGAGTAACATGTATCCCTAATGCAAGACAAGCATTccagattttaattttattttttaagaatttgaaCAAGAgctgaattatattttcatgttatcaATAGCAAGAAAGTTGGGGGGATGGGGTGCGAGTTcagtgtaaaatttgaaaacatgtGAGATTATATTATTACGATTAAATAACAGCcctgatttttcaaattttaatggaATGGTGCAACAGCGCCTCTTCCGAGTGCACAATGATTGGCACCTGCATTTGTTATTGATGATTTGTGGtgcaaaaaaaaacacacagaTGTTCACTGACAGATTTTCTATCGcaagatttggggggggggggggggtattccaattatttattacatgtagaaTCTGTAGTGTTATAgggaaaaaagattttaaaaaattaaaaacgtcAATGAATGAAAAAGGTCCTCTCGACCCCTTGCATCAACAAGCgagatagaattttttttagacaatattatataaatagtgcctgtttgggagggtgacaattgaaattgacaccctgaaaaaaaccattgtcaaccgacgcgaagcgtaTAAAAAGactgaaagtataataaaagaaaatatcacgTTAGTTCTTTCACCAcgcttatttattttttcaaagcaaatttatttatttaattttttttagatttttattcaTCATCCGACTTGGGTGATTTGCTCAGACGCATGTAACCCTATCTTAGATTATTTTTAACGACTGTAATTTTTACTCCAAACAGAAAGGCGATCTATCACTCGTTGGTATATTGTACGTTCCTGTTCTATTTCTATTCATTTGTGCGTGATATCCCATAACGGCACATCCACGAGCTCCGCACACGTCACATTTGGCGCTTCCTAAATGTTCCAGTGCGCATGGGTAAGAATGAAACTGACAAGGAGTGTTGATGGACTCGGTGAACAGTCGTAAAACTCGTATGTGGTTGCAAGTAACCAATCCCACGAAATCTGAAGTAATCAAGATAgtaaatttaaataacaaaaatacaaataagaTACATTAAATGTATACTCTTATATCTTCAGTTTAGGTGACGTGGCGCCTTTACATTTAGTTAAAACGTTCTCAGCAAGTTATTGTCAAAACTTCTCAATATATAATTCTTCCAACATTACCACTATTTCCTGAGAAAAACTTCATTAAGTTATCCCCGATAGAATTGGCGCACCCCGGTTGATTGTTGCCGTTATTGGGGTAGAAATCCATGTCTCCCATTGGTTGTTTCGTCCCAAATCCTGGCTGCATATCTACCCAAAGAATTCGAATTGCAAGAAATGATTTTGGTATTTCAACCTTGCATAAAGACATCAATATATTCGCAGTCGTATTTACATTATCCGAACCTTATAAACCTTAAACCCGGATTTTTTGGTCATATGCATGAATGTAAGAGTACAAGATGCCCATGGGCCGTAGTAGTCACCTGAGTTTAACAAATCAAAGATTGGCAATTTTTGCAACACTGTCCTGCGTTTTACCTATTTGATTGAAGTTCATGCACGTAAAGAGATACTCATGGACAGTTTTCACcaaacttttctttaaaattgtaatactatatatagtaaaatttaacttGATTTTTAGTTCAAGTAAGATGTGAGGAAAAGAGGCAACGTCTTCTGGGTGATAATAAATGTAGATAAAATGAAACTTGGCGGATTTAAGATTGAATATCATTAAGTATAATATTGTTAAACTGTTAactatacatgtgtattgtGTATTACCTGTATTGACAAGAGAGTCAGCATCAGTGTGGATGACGTCAACAAAGTCAGCATCTGAAGAATCTAGACGGACTTCTGAATCCGTATCTTCAAAAGCAGGACCTGCTGGATCCAGCccttataaaaagaaaaatagaacaCTCAATAAATTTTATGTTCATGAATTGTCCTAGAAATTTGGTTTGACCGAAAAAAGAGATTGTCATTCATTTGCACTCTTACCCGTTATACGGGCTATTCTTGGTACGCGTTCTCCAATATAACCTGCAATATGTGCCCCTAAGCTGTGCCCTATGATGTGAATCATAGACGGCTGGATGTTGTAGGTGTGGTTCAGCTTCTCCACCATGACGGCAGCTATAGCCCCCACCAGCCTCGTGTTGGCGGCGGCTTGGAGGTAGTTCAAGGTCATGGCGCCGCGTCTCCAGTCAATGACTATAACGTTCACGTCAGCCTATAACGATATATTTAACTGATGTTCATGCACGTAAAGAAATACTCATGGACAATTTTCACCATAACTCAGCCTGAAAATGATGTTCTTTCATTATTTAGAATTGTGATACCATATATagtaaaattcaaattgatttcTCGTACAATTtagagctttcagctcaggtgagctaaaaaccctgAACTGACCTCAGATACGACCtcagtgaaaaataaaaattcacgaTAACTTCCtgtcacgtaacaaatatataaacatttagaATATTAGatcttaatttaggtaattaaGGCCACGACGTGTTAAGTTTGACTTCCCTGATCAACATTTGCCCGACGTCTGAGTATTGTCGCcttatttcaaatatacaaccACAAGGTCTGTTGTGGTTAAACTTTGGCAATGACATTTTTGGGTCAGTCAAAAAGACGGGACGCACGCGTCTCTATCCGATAACAAGGAAAAAATACCAGACTGTTTAAGTTTTGATTTATCAATTCAAAAACAATTCTCTTATTCACTTCATAGTCGGAATGAAATGTGTTTCATAGATATATAtgttgttaaaaatgtgaaatcgATTTAAATTTCAAACGCGTATTTAAAGCAACGTAGTTCAAAAACCTGACACCGTTGGCCTAAGAAAGGGGCCCTGATTGGGCACAACAAGCACCTACAGAATTTTCCGGAAGAACATGAAATGAATTTGAGAATCTAAAAaactttttatgatatatttaggtagtccatccataactatggtgaatttaacaattttgattgatctatactacatcaaaaacatattttaaagctATTATAAGGCTGACATAGACCAAACTTGGGTGTATAAATGAACTTTGTGCActtgaaacttttttaaagagttgtctgccctttaggaaaatttataaaatcattttctgaaaatatgtatggtaaacTATGAATCATTTTCGCATATTCGAATACGGAGAAagcttttgcaattttttaccaagaaaaatgtgagaaaattacttgtactatagaaatatatttaaaaatgcatttttcccatagacttcaatgttaacttcaacatatgataaatttattaaaattaatttttttttaaagatttcaaaggtgcaactttattatttaataaaccccttaaaatcacactaagattttagtgatcaaacttgcaatctattagatatgaaatacgatagttatggatggacaaCCTTAAGCAGGTagagaaaataaacattgataACATATCAACGACATCGGAAGagagcatgcgcggatctagagggggggtcgggggggtcccgaccccccctggaaaatgaaaatttattaaatttacatagtaaaattatcgcgaaaatatgcctcgaaccccccccccccccctggcaaacacaattatccttcggacccccccccccccccctggaaaaattttctggatccgcgcatggagaGATTCATCAAACTTCTACATGTATGATTGCCATCGATGGGAGGGCGTCGGCCTAAATCATGTTTATAAATGTGACTTGAAATTGACTGTAACAAATGTTTTATAGGGTCCTCTTAACACCACACATTACATCTAACACGCAGGTTCAGTGGTTTAAgcgtatatatatacatgtaccaagattaagaatttgaaaaattaaaatctaaaaatgttttataccATTAAACAAAAGCGATGTTATATCATTAGTACTGTGTTGTTTTTGGAGACACACCTAGATTGCATAAACAGCAtgtttaaactaaaaaagaaatctttatGATAAAGATACATGTGCGTATACCAGATAATTTCAGTCCAAGATACAATTCTCAATGGTTAATAAATGAAGTTTTGAGCTTCATGTATAACTGCGCATTGTTGTTCAGACACTGTAGCAAGCATGGATATTACAGTCTCTCAAGCTTATTTTGGTACTATCAGATGTTCTAACAAATgcaaatgaaagaaaaggtgagcaagctcacatacCCCCATTCACCCATTTACCTGACAATGCTTCAAAAAATGCATTGCAAAGTAagcaataaatataataaaaaaaatatattttgtataggATCATAACTTCCAAAAAATCATCACATCAAAACTTCCAGAATATGTGCACACATTTACTTTTGTCTTTAACAacattaaaattctaaaatcaaaagAATAATAATGAAATCGGAGGGGCATAATATCAAGGAATTCGATCCCTGGCCATAACAGTCCTAAGTCGTGAAAAAACTCTCAAAATTCTTTAACATGGATGCGGccacgacccccccccctctctctctctctctctctctctctctctctctctctctctctctctctctctctctctcttattggTCCTTAGCAACGGGTTACCCTGCTACCTTTGTCgacaatacacatgtattttgtGAAGTGGTCATCATGATGACAAGATAGTCGATTTTTGATAGGAGTGTATACACTATAttcttaaatttgaatattatttacttgaatataattattctatatattttatattttcataattataatattgaGTTATCCATATTCATCCATATCCATATTgagtaattttaaatattgttattcaGAAATTATGAACATTGTGTGTttatcaaacacaaacattTCCATTCtgctgtgtttttccattataCTCGATGATTTAATGTCTCTAAATGCAACAATCCaatcactgcgtatgaatttacatgttttacattAGTAGTTTTCAAAcattgatttctatgttatcagtttaaaaaatataattcatacatGTTTAAAACCATGTTTACAATTATTCAACAGTGAAATTAATTCTCTAGTTCAAAGCCagatttcaagagttatttttcattggtTATATTTTCAAGACTCAACTCAACAGTCAAACAGTATAAACTGGTTTTGGGAACAGCCGTTCTTGCTTTTACTAATTTATGCCCTCCGTGCTCTTCAGTTTATACcgatttatttcataaagtaaTACATTTAATCAATAAGGGAATGTCGATATAAGCATTGAGTAATTTATGTTTGACGTCGGCGTGAAAATTACTGTTTTCATTTGAGCAGACAAATTGTCATAACGCTTTAACACTAAATATAACGCTAAATATAATAAGAAACGCAGTCTTGTGCATTATTTGtacagaaatttttgttgcaaactttaaaacttttattaaatttttaaatagtcGAGTGTGTAAAATGCGTTGTCTTTTACGTGTTTTTGAAATCATGTTGCTTTTCGTAATAACCTGTCTAGATTAATAGATTTGATctgatatataaattaaatcaagCATAAACAAGTACAGCTGTAACTGAGTATCAATACATCAATGACGTCAGCTCTCAAAACCCTAACCACGTCCAACAGAGATGCCAAGTTAGTTATCACGCAGCGGCGCAAAGTTTTTTTGTGACATAGAACAAGTTCTAAAGACCAGATCTGTCAGTTTGAGGTTTCCATTTACTTCTATGTCATGTTATGTTATGTGATGCGAtaactttatttaaatacacTTCATACTAACGCAACAAAAAGGTTGCGCAATGAAGAATTCTTTCAATTATATGCGAGTCCAAGGTTCACTGGCTTTCTAGGAAAAATCATCATGATATGAAATGTTTCTTGGAAATGCGATGATATTCTTAGAATCCCTTTGCAATTATATATTAGTtgagtgatacatgtacattggtaCTTCGTCTTGTACACCTGAAAATATCTGTTTGAATTGCTTTAGACGTGGAAAACATTACATTATAATGTCACTTTCCTCgcgattttacttttttctggGCATCAACATTAATTATTACTGGAAATATTTTTCTCCTATCAGTTAAAGGGATAGGGACAGTTATCAAGTTCGTTAATTATTCTGACTTCagtagaaatgaaaaataatgtaaaaattatgtTAATGCTCATTAGAATTACACCGGTAGTTGATCAAATCATGATTGTATTTACCAGAAAAATCGATTATCCGCGAAATCAAAACCTCCGTGAAAGGCAAGAAAACGGCAGATCGTGAAAGTTTTAGACGCGTTAAGTTAAAAACGTTTGCATTTATCAATTACCTATATATATTTCACAATCATAGCAATATTGTCGAATTCGTTGTCGTTTTTAGTGCGCATGAAACATGTTACTTAGAAACTACGTTTTCTTATGAACTCCTTCAGAATCGGAAGCAAAGCTATACTGTGCGATGAAGCTTTAACAATGCAGTTAATCAGTTTGACCTATATAAAATAATGGTATCGTGTGGATGAAGGGGTCACGTTCCTATTTATTTACGTCATTAACTAATTTCCTTACATATGCAAACAATCAAAACGTTCGTTTCATGGAAATCTTGGGAGACATTTGATAAATAAGAttctgaatatatttttttaaaaaagtccacatttaaaaaatatgcgCGAGCAATTATCAAAggattattaataattaaaaataaaaagtcaccacctatatatatatatatatatatatatatatatatatatatatatatatatatatatatatatatatatatatatatatatatatatgaaaacatattctttatttttaatctgacaccctttttttttttttttaaaaactctcatttaaaataaattaaagttttcCTTTTATTTAGAGTCAACTGGAGTTTTGATGAGAATTAAACAGGGTGGGTTAAATGCAAAAAGTTTTTCGTGAACttacattttttatgatttccCTGGTCATTCTTCTCACCCAGTCTTTGCGGCCTTTGTCCACATAACCATGAATTATCATTTTAGTAGGTTTTGGAAATTTCTCGTCCAAAAGATCCTCTCTTTTCCCGCATCTTTTGAGTTTCTTAGCTTTTCTGGGATTTTTTCGAGTGTACAACAAAAACCGCACCCCCATGGACGGGGGTTTCTCGGGTAGGATGCCTTTTGTGTTAGTGAACGGTTTTTCAGTGCTAAAACATCCGTACTTCTTGTAACAAATTTCACTAGGCGAGGCTAATTTAAACAAACCCATCAGTCCCCATGCATCTAGAATtagatgaaaaacaaatttaaacatatttgttaaaaaatttaaatcatgtttatttGAACCGAGAACTGAATAGTTTAAGAGAACATGCAtccatttgttttgtttgttttacacACGGTATGTTGACCATCAGAATATTTAATAACAACAAGAGGAAGTacatatgcatatacatattcaaatatccatGATGCATGTCAAAGAAAGGGATTTATCGGAAGGAAATCATAACCCGtatcaatagtaaaaaaaagattgtagatttacGTACCGCATTTGGGAACAATAATCAAACACATCAAGCTAGCTACTAAAATTCCCAACATGTAGCTGACAGCCATGTTTTGTTTGAGCAATGTCGCTGGATTTCCGGATTAAGGGAAGGATGTGAGGTTTTCCTCTGGAAGTCAGCTCCTGTGTGTTTACGAGTTTAATGGGCTCCGTGATGAGAGATGAAATGCGAAATTTCCAAGAAACGACGCACGAGCTTGGGAGGTTGCATTGACTTCAGATTCCATGAAACCTTTGGAAATGATTAACATAGATTGGTTTTAGAGAGGTTTCATGGACGGTGGCaactttcaaataaatataaaaagaaattgaaatagtttctcagtTCGTTAACTATTACTATCAAATTGCGGTTGTTTATATTTACGATAATCTGAAATGATAAAATTCGTGTACACTCTTTAATGTTTTCTTCGGCCCTCTATGCCAGATGTCGATGTTTTTCAGATACAGTATCCAGCAGGTTTCATTGCCAACCAAGGCAGGGTGCACCGACACCGATTCTACCGTGCAGATTGaacgtcaagcggattaatACGAACAAGAATTCTGTTGCGATAAATCTGAACGCTAGAAGTATTACTACAAGTTAACagtgaatgtcttttttttttacgtgtATTACGCATAACACATTTCAGATACGTCAACACAAACGTCACATTTCTGTCGTCTGATAACCCGATATTGCAGACGACAATCGAAACACGCCCTGGCGGAGGAATCTAATGCATTCTGGACATCTCTCTCGATTGAATGGTGGTGTCATAATTAATTTGGCTAGCAACTATTTAGTGGAAACACCCTCTCAAACGTTGTCTGCAAAATGAGGGAACaatacaaatttacatgttTCCTGACCTACTTGTGTGTTTCGGAgaaaacacgtacatgtatatgtacatggaTATGATTTCTACCTTTTTCATTATCTTTGAATTTTGTTATTCTTTAATTCTTACTGTTATATTAGTCTTATAGACATTTTTGGGTTTTGAACAAAAGAGGATAATTCTTATCCTTCATCATAATAGTACACTAAATTATCTACGTAGTATGTTTAACAAtacttttttattaatgaatgaatatttaaaaaattgaaccgTTTTAGAATTGAAAAGTTCCATTTATGATAACATGAATGACGATACAATGCAGATTGCAATCGCCAAGGATAGCAGTCTGAAGTTTAGAATGCACGATCACTTCAAAATCGTTGTTTTGACCATTAATGTCGGTTGATATCGACTTAGTCAGGAACATGAGGAATTTTccaaaaagtataaaaatttcttcaaattacaaaagtataaaaaaaaattgtttttttttatcaagatgTTGATGTGTGCTGATATGTTTCGATAAAATACTACATGTCATTTTATCTTtagggaaaaaatatttatttaaagtaatGCCCGATAAATCAGATACAAAGAGCTtcaatgatgttttttttttcgagagagagagagagagagagagagagagagagagagagagaacgaaaAATTAGATTTTGTGTCTATTTTTAATGGAATCTGTCAGACAACCTATTTTGATCACAGTAGTCAGTATGATTTTCTGCTAAACTATACAAAGCAATATTCCTTTAACCCAAGTGCTGTGTGAGACCAATATGTTAAGATTTGTACGACTGCTACCGGAACCAAGTTTGAAACAATGAAATCAACACAGCGTGTTTTTGCAATCGAAAGTGTTTATAGCTCACTTAAGttaaaggctcaagtgagcttttctgatcaagatttgtccgttgtctgtcggcGTCGGTGTGGGTGTCTGCGTTAACTTTTCACAGTTTTATCCTCTTCAGAACTACtgggccgatttcaaccaaacttgacacaaagcatcactgAGTGAAGGGGACTCAACTTTGTTCAAATGATAGCAacaccctttttaaaggggataTGATTTATgattattcaaaatttgttggtattttcaaaaaaaattcttctaaaAACCATAAGGCCGGACAAGCCTAAATTTGTGTGAaggcatcctcagatagtttagattcaaattttttcagatCGTGATATTCGGGGTATGATGGGGCCACACTGGAGAGGGGGGAGGTCAAATGTTTACATACGAAGATATACTAGTAgagatatctttaaaaatcttctagaAAAGCATTTAGTCCGAAAAGcagaaacttgtgtgaaagtgcaggttgtgcagattaaagtCTGAGCAAATCATGATTCCCTTGTATAAATTTTGAGCcacaaagaagggggggggggggtggtataaaatcttcttacaaatattataaaacaaaaaaaggggcttggtatttaccataaaaatatgtggataaatATTGGcagattttgtaactttttggGCAAGATCTAcagtacttagttgtcaagataataataatttgatactgtaaaaattaaatgctaatttgatcagagttattgctattgttgctcaggtaagcgatgtggcccctgggatTCTTGTATAACATCTATCGACTGATGAGATATCTTAAAACTTTAGCTCCTGTTAACATACAGCATGCATATTGCATATAGCATTTTGATTAACCAAAGTATTGGTGTACTATTATGATAGTATTATGCTGTCGATCAGGCTCAGGTACAATAAGAGTTAGCTTAACTCTGCCTGGcatttatgttttcattttaaagctCATATCCTAACTATCTCTTTTAGAGAGTGGACGAGCATGGCTCggcttaaagctgcttggtctaATTTTTGGGGCTTTAAAAGTATATCAAGTAAGTTTCCATACAAACTCtaattatttcaaaaagttGTAAAGTTTTCAAAGATAGAAGTATTCGtaaataaagatacatgtaacatcGATTATTCCGAtcaatacaatatatacaatcaGAAAATGCACTTG
Coding sequences within it:
- the LOC128167235 gene encoding inactive pancreatic lipase-related protein 1-like, yielding MAVSYMLGILVASLMCLIIVPKCDAWGLMGLFKLASPSEICYKKYGCFSTEKPFTNTKGILPEKPPSMGVRFLLYTRKNPRKAKKLKRCGKREDLLDEKFPKPTKMIIHGYVDKGRKDWVRRMTREIIKNADVNVIVIDWRRGAMTLNYLQAAANTRLVGAIAAVMVEKLNHTYNIQPSMIHIIGHSLGAHIAGYIGERVPRIARITGLDPAGPAFEDTDSEVRLDSSDADFVDVIHTDADSLVNTDMQPGFGTKQPMGDMDFYPNNGNNQPGCANSIGDNLMKFFSGNSDFVGLVTCNHIRVLRLFTESINTPCQFHSYPCALEHLGSAKCDVCGARGCAVMGYHAQMNRNRTGTYNIPTSDRSPFCLE
- the LOC128167236 gene encoding pancreatic triacylglycerol lipase-like — encoded protein: MLIRLLCPLVILHYTSAFPFLGSFLPVCYEHVGCFDVMPPFNNAKYVYPQPPERIQTQFFLYTGTTDSPQTLDPYDASSITGSRFSNQRPTIFIVHGYSSSVQDSWFNTMTTAILEKIDANVITVDWSNGADNLIYPQSAANTRVVGATLANLIKGLQQHAGLSLGDVQMIGHSLGAHIAGYAGSAVPGCGRITGLDPAGPLFENKDPAVRLDPTDALFVEAIHTDGEPLTNYGFGMQQKVGHADFYPNGGVNQPGCPEHKDNVFTAIGTPNSLESFANGVACSHLRVLDLYIESIESTCVFNALPCDSKEDFDRGRCDCKKNCQYTTMGYGSLPSDTGDFYLHTGSAKPFCLE